The Clupea harengus chromosome 6, Ch_v2.0.2, whole genome shotgun sequence genome contains a region encoding:
- the pdpr gene encoding pyruvate dehydrogenase phosphatase regulatory subunit, mitochondrial yields the protein MRSCVRSSRALSPALFPRLLSDAGCWGTRPARRGLWSTPRNLSSGADPQQQTPLPSQARVVICGGGIVGTSVAYHLAKLGWTEIVLLEQGRLGAGTTRMCAGIVSVAKALFIESKMADYSCALYERLEEETGVKTGFVRTGSLCLAQNQDRFLSLKRLASRLKVMGISCNVLKPKEVAKLHPLVNIHDLVGALHLPGDAVVSPPDVNHALATAAAAHGVQIHERTHVNHILMEKGHVTGVETDRGHIECEYFVNCAGQWGYELGQASETKVSVPLHGCEHFYLLTKPLEKPLAPNTPVVMDMDGRIYVRAWQGGVLSGGFEKNPKPIFTEGRNQLDVHNMLEDWDHFEPMLSALLRRMPGLESCEIHQLVNCPESFTPDMRCLMGETPGVHGYYALAGMNSSGLSFAGGAGKYLAEWMTYGYPTANVWPLDIKRFGNLQSSRTFLRHRVMEVTPLLYELKVPRWDFQTGRQLRTSPLYDRLDTQGGRWMEKHGFERAKYFVPPGKDLLSLDQSKTFYKPDWFDIVGAEVKCCKEAVCVIDMSSFTKFELTSSGDEALVLLQHLCANDLDVPVGHIVHTGMLNERGGYENDCSVVRVKKNSFFIISPTDQQVHSWSWIKKYMPNDPQLHLEDVSWKYTALNLIGPRAMDVLSELSYVSMTPDHFPSLFCKEMSVGYANGIRVMSMTHTGEPGFMLYVPIEYALHVYNEVMSVGQKYGIRNAGYYALRSLRIEKFFAFWGQDLDSFTTPLECGREFRVKFDKDMDFVGRDALMQQRQAGVTRRFVMLVLEDHDTELDLWPWWGEPIYCNGQLAGVTTSSAYSYTLERHVCLGFVSTPAGPDGAPTPITPDFINRGDYEVDIAGQRYPAKAKLYPFSSLFAQQRRRKDDMELSNFQGK from the exons ATGCGCAGCTGCGTGCGGAGTTCCAGGGCTCTGTCCCCGGCTCTGTTTCCCCGACTGCTGTCAGATGCCGGCTGCTGGGGGACGCGGCCTGCCCGCCGGGGCCTCTGGAGTACCCCTCGAAACTTGTCTTCAGGAGCGGACCCCCAACAGCAGACGCCTTTGCCCAGTCAGGCCAGAGTGGTGATCTGTGGTGGGGGTATAGTGGGCACCTCGGTGGCTTATCACCTGGCTAAACTAGGATGGACAGAGATTGTACTTCTTGAGCAAGGAAG GTTGGGAGCAGGCACCACTCGTATGTGTGCAGGAATTGTCAGTGTTGCCAAGGCCCTCTTTATAGAAAGCAAAATGGCTGACTATTCTTGTGCCCTGTATGAGCGTTTGGAGGAAGAAACAGGGGTTAAAACAG gTTTCGTGAGGActggctctctgtgtttggCTCAGAATCAGGACCGTTTCCTCTCACTGAAGCGCCTGGCATCCAGGCTGAA GGTTATGGGCATCAGCTGTAATGTCTTAAAACCCAAAGAAGTGGCCAAGCTGCACCCGTTGGTTAACATTCATGACCTAGTTGGGGCGCTCCACTTACCCGGAGACGCCGTGGTCTCACCCCCAGATGTTAACCACGCCCTCGCTACGGCAGCCGCCGCTCATG GAGTGCAAATCCATGAGCGCACCCATGTCAACCATATCTTGATGGAGAAGGGCCACGTGACTGGGGTGGAGACGGACAGAGGCCACATTGAGTGCGAGTACTTTGTGAACTGTGCCGGACAG tggGGATATGAGCTTGGTCAGGCCAGTGAGACCAAAGTGTCGGTTCCTTTGCATGGCTGCGAGCATTTCTACCTCCTCACTAAGCCGCTGGAGAAGCCTCTTGCACCAAACACCCCTG TGGTGATGGACATGGATGGGAGAATCTATGTGCGGGCGTGGCAGGGGGGTGTCCTCTCAGGGGGCTTTGAGAAGAACCCCAAGCCCATCTTTACAGAGGGACGCAACCAGCTGGATGTGCACAACATGCTGGAGGACTGGGACCACTTTG AGCCCATGCTGAGTGCCCTTCTGAGGCGGATGCCGGGGCTCGAGTCATGTGAGATTCACCAGCTGGTGAACTGCCCAGAGTCCTTCACCCCAGACATGCGCTGCCTAATGGGGGAGACGCCGGGCGTGCACGGCTACTACGCCCTTGCCGGTATGAACTCCTCTGGCCTCTCCTTCGCTGGTGGAGCTGGAAA GTACTTGGCAGAGTGGATGACGTATGGCTACCCCACAGCTAACGTTTGGCCTCTGGACATCAAGCGCTTTGGCAACCTGCAGAGCAGTCGCACCTTCCTGCGCCACCGGGTCATGGAGGTGACGC CCCTACTGTATGAGCTGAAGGTTCCACGCTGGGACTTCCAGACCGGCAGACAGCTGCGAACCAGCCCCCTTTACGACCGGCTGGACACCCAGGGGGGTCGCTGGATGGAGAAGCACGGCTTCGAAAGAGCCAAGTACTTCGTCCCTCCGGGGAAGG acctgCTGTCTCTGGACCAGAGTAAGACCTTCTACAAGCCTGACTGGTTTGATATAGTGGGCGCCGAGGTGAAGTGCTGTAAAGAGGCTGTGTGCGTCATCGACATGTCCTCCTTCACCAAGTTTGAGCTCACG TCCTCTGGAGATGAGGCGCTGGTGCTGCTGCAGCACCTGTGTGCCAACGACCTGGACGTGCCAGTCGGGCACATCGTCCACACCGGCATGCTGAACGAAAGGGGCGGATATGAGAATGACTGCAGTGTTGTGCGCGTCAAGaagaacag CTTCTTCATCATCTCACCCACGGATCAACAGGTCCACAGCTGGTCCTGGATCAAGAAGTACATGCCCAATGACCCACAGCTCCACCTGGAGGATGTCAGCTGGAAGTACACAG CTCTCAATCTGATTGGCCCACGAGCAATGGACGTGCTCTCTGAACTCTCGTATGTCTCCATGACTCCAGACCACTTCCCTTCCCTGTTCTGTAAG GAAATGAGTGTGGGTTATGCCAATGGCATCAGGGTTATGagtatgacacacacaggagagccaGGCTTTATGCTCTACGTACCCATTGAG TACGCACTGCACGTGTACAACGAGGTGATGTCTGTGGGACAGAAGTATGGCATCCGGAATGCCGGCTACTACGCCTTGCGTAGCCTGCGCATCGAGAAGTTCTTCGCCTTCTGGGGGCAGGACCTGGACTCCTTCACCACGCCGCTGGAGTGCGGCCGCGAGTTCAGGGTCAAATTTGACAAG gACATGGACTTCGTGGGCCGCGATGCTCTGATGCAGCAGCGCCAGGCGGGCGTGACGCGCCGCTTCGTCATGCTGGTTCTGGAGGACCATGACACAGAGCTGGACCTGTGGCCTTGGTGGGGCGAGCCCATCTACTGCAACGGCCAGTTGGCCGGTGTCACCACCAGCAGCGCCTACAGCTACACGCTGGAGCGCCACGTGTGCCTGGGCTTTGTCAGCACGCCCGCAGGCCCCGACGGTGCGCCCACCCCCATCACGCCTGACTTCATCAACCGCGGTGACTACGAGGTGGACATCGCCGGCCAGAGGTACCCGGCCAAGGCCAAGCTCTACCCCTTCAGCTCGCTCTTTGCCCAGCAGCGGCGGCGCAAGGATGACATGGAGCTCAGCAACTTCCAGGGCAAGTGA